One window of Balnearium lithotrophicum genomic DNA carries:
- a CDS encoding aspartate aminotransferase family protein, producing the protein MEKETVIKTEKFVMKTYNRFPVSFVRGKGCWLYDESGRKYLDMLAGIAVCNLGHCHPKVSEAICEQAKTLIHTSNLFHIKPQAELAELLCKNSFGDKVFFCNSGAEANEGALKLARRYGTEKNPEKYEIVAFKNSFHGRTMAAVTVTGQGKYSQGFGPMIPGVKFAEFNNLSSVEKVVSERTAGIIVEPVQGEGGVVPAEKEFLEGLREISNRYDALLIFDEVQTGIGRTGSLFAYQNYGVEPDIMTLAKALGNGVPIGAIVTKGKASEVLKPGLHASTFGGNFLATRAGVEVIKTVTEPGFLDRVREKGSYLRKRLSEIKEEFPNLILEVRGLGLMVGVLLSKNCGQIVMSALEKGLIINCTAGNVLRLVPPLVITEEEIDYGMEILREVLKEDES; encoded by the coding sequence ATGGAAAAGGAAACTGTTATAAAGACAGAAAAGTTTGTAATGAAAACCTACAATAGATTTCCCGTCTCTTTTGTAAGAGGTAAAGGGTGTTGGCTCTACGATGAAAGTGGAAGAAAGTACCTCGATATGCTGGCAGGCATTGCAGTTTGCAACTTAGGGCACTGTCATCCTAAAGTTTCCGAGGCAATCTGTGAACAGGCAAAAACCCTTATTCACACCTCCAACCTCTTCCACATAAAACCTCAGGCAGAGCTTGCAGAGCTCCTCTGTAAAAACTCCTTTGGAGATAAGGTTTTCTTCTGTAACTCCGGGGCGGAAGCAAACGAAGGAGCTCTCAAACTTGCAAGGAGGTACGGGACAGAAAAGAATCCTGAAAAGTACGAAATAGTAGCCTTTAAAAACTCCTTTCACGGAAGAACAATGGCAGCTGTAACAGTTACAGGACAGGGAAAGTACAGTCAGGGATTTGGCCCTATGATTCCCGGCGTTAAGTTTGCAGAGTTCAACAACCTTTCATCAGTTGAAAAAGTAGTTTCTGAAAGGACCGCCGGAATAATAGTTGAACCGGTTCAGGGAGAGGGAGGAGTTGTTCCAGCAGAAAAAGAATTCTTAGAGGGACTGAGGGAAATTTCGAACAGATACGATGCCCTCTTGATATTTGATGAGGTTCAAACGGGAATTGGAAGGACGGGAAGCCTTTTCGCCTACCAAAACTACGGAGTTGAGCCGGATATTATGACACTTGCAAAAGCCCTCGGAAACGGTGTTCCAATTGGGGCTATTGTTACAAAAGGGAAAGCATCAGAGGTTTTGAAGCCCGGACTTCACGCATCAACATTTGGGGGGAACTTCTTAGCAACAAGGGCTGGTGTTGAGGTTATAAAGACAGTGACAGAGCCAGGATTTTTAGATAGAGTAAGAGAGAAGGGAAGTTACCTGAGGAAGAGGCTTTCCGAAATTAAGGAGGAATTCCCAAACCTTATTTTGGAGGTAAGAGGACTTGGATTAATGGTGGGAGTTCTCCTATCAAAAAACTGTGGTCAAATAGTCATGTCAGCACTTGAAAAGGGACTTATTATTAACTGTACTGCTGGAAATGTTTTGAGGCTTGTTCCTCCTCTTGTAATTACTGAGGAGGAAATAGATTACGGAATGGAAATTCTCAGAGAGGTGCTGAAGGAAGATGAAAGTTAA